One Mya arenaria isolate MELC-2E11 chromosome 5, ASM2691426v1 genomic window carries:
- the LOC128235559 gene encoding uncharacterized protein LOC128235559, giving the protein MVGRKDGGKDGGDGGKKGWWEGWWEGWWEGRIMGKMVGRKDSKKEEWWKGRMVGRKDGWKDGGKDGVKVRLWDGKMVKGNNGGKDGGKEGWWEGRIVRRNDDGNEGWWEGRMMGRMVGRKDGKKEGWWEGWWEGKIGGRNDGKKEGWWEGWLDGRMLGRKDSGKEEW; this is encoded by the coding sequence ATGGTGGGAAGGAAGGATGGTGGGAAGGATGGTGGGGATGGTGGGAAGAAAGGATGGTGGGAAGGATGGTGGGAAGGATGGTGGGAAGGAAGGATAATGGGAAAGATGGTGGGAAGGAAAGATAGTAAGAAGGAAGAATGGTGGAAAGGAAGGATGGTGGGAAGGAAGGATGGTTGGAAGGATGGTGGGAAAGATGGTGTGAAGGTAAGATTGTGGGATGGAAAGATGGTAAAAGGAAATAATGGTGGGAAGGATGGTGGGAAGGAAGGATGGTGGGAAGGAAGGATTGTAAGAAGGAATGATGATGGGAATGAAGGATGGTGGGAAGGAAGGATGATGGGAAGGATGGTGGGAAGGAAAGATGGCAAGAAGGAAGGATGGTGGGAAGGATGGTGGGAAGGTAAAATTGGGGGAAGGAATGATGGTAAAAAGGAAGGATGGTGGGAAGGATGGTTGGATGGAAGGATGTTGGGAAGGAAGGATAGTGGGAAGGAAGAATGGTAA